The Scylla paramamosain isolate STU-SP2022 chromosome 27, ASM3559412v1, whole genome shotgun sequence genome contains the following window.
GTGATGTTGATGGGCGGATGTTGCGCGCGGTAATTAAGCATTCAATGTCAACAGTGATGCTTGACCTAATTATTCCATTTTCCATCCATAACAAAGTTAGTGCCTGAGATGCGTCAAGTACACTGGACAATGGCTGACAGACTGCAGTGACAATGGCAGTGATTTCATCAACACTTAGAATACGTAAAATtagcgaaaaataaataatagagtaATAACTTAATCTAATAGAAGTGGAAACTTGCAGACGGTCATCACGATGATAAGGTGAGATTTGAGCACCGGAGCGTATGGTACAATCACTGAGCTCACTGAATACAATCCATggcttcattcattcattaaagtGACTTACATTTAAATGTCTGTTTCTAGAGGTATAATCTGAAGTACTTGTTGATTGAAACCATAATTTTGATGATTTACCATATGTGAGGAAATGTGTACTctttcatacatttatttattttttttacttcgtcaCTCGAACATTCTAATACTGATTAAGGAATCGATCACGTGTTATTGCATGAAAATATTTGCAAACAGTGATCAGTCGCGGCAGCCACAGGAGCTTACTAGCAGGTCGGTTACTCTTCTGTGGCGAATTTCCCTCGTCCCTGAGTAAAAGAGGAGGTCCATTGACTTGTAGGAAGTCGGGGAACAGCAGGGCTTCAGCTTGTCTCTTGGGCCAAGTTTGCCTTCCTGCATGAGGTGCTGGTGGAAACAATAGTTGAGTTACGTATATGCTGTGTATAATTAGTACAGGGTAATGAGCTAATTTCATTAAACATGAAGCGATTTAggcttttttgttcttttaaaatgtttttatttGGAATTAAGGTTTATGATATTActatagataaaaataatatgagTCTAAAGATAATTAAGTTtccgatatgaaaaaaaaaatatatatagtttgAAAGATATGAAGAGAATGTTCTTATTTGATCTTTGTCTTGCATCAGTACGTCTTAATGTACTTAAACAATGCACGAAACTTGATAAAAATTTTAGTAGAGCTCAGTGAAGATGTTCACTGTTAATTATGTCTCCTAAGCAACAGGCGATACTCAATAGGAACGCAATGTTGATCCAGCTAGGAATATTGATATGATAATATTACCTTTTTAATTTTGCTGTACTCCGTGCCGTTGAATGTTTCGTCAATTAGGGGGTAGGCGGGGCAGGAACCGTTGCAGTAATAAAAGGCGAAATTCCTTGGACTAATAAGCCAATCATCCCAACCCATCTCGGTGCTGGTTATGTTTATCGCCTCTCGGCAGCAGCGATCCCCGTCTTGTCCCGAACACTCCCGCTCTACAGACCGTCGCTGATGAGTCTGTGGCAACATAAAACACGTTGGAGAATTACACCTCCCTGAACGAGGACTGTCAAAGATGCCGTGGTTCATTACGACCGTTGTAGTGTGTTTGAATCGTATAAATAAACTTCAGGTTATAAGAGTACAATATTTTCATAAGATAATGGAACATTATTTTAATGTAACGTAAATATTCATGCATGAATTAAGCAAAAAGAAACTGCTTTGGGGGACCGAATCCATACGACCTCCCTTTGCACTGGTGGCTGTAAGATTAGACGAGGATGCGTGATGTATAACATGAAGCTGAATGAATGGAGAAAGTCTGGGagatatgaataaaataaggtACTTTGAGAGTGCTAGGCGTTATGAAAGTGTCAAAAAGTAAAGCTACATCAGAACATGATCGTGGGAATGCTCCAAGCCGTCTGCCAGCATAAGTAAAAGACACGCCATAGACGCATCTTGAAGCACATGAATATAGTTGTAAAGATGAAATGCATAATTCCAAGtcagatgtaaaaaaaaaaaaaaaaaaaaaaaaaagtaactatcGAACCCGGTTTATTACATGAATGAGGAGGATATGAAGCGCTTAGCATACAGATGCCTTGGAACTTGAATAAATATTTGATAACACATAGatgaagaatctctctctctctctctctctctctctctctctctctctctctctctctctctctctctcctcacatttGTCTCCGTTGCAGCAATGACAATAAAAGGAGTGTGATCAGCGATCTTCGACGTAAGGGCATGGCGGCTGCAGGTGCTGCACCACACATTTAGGTTCACCTCTTGAGTTTCCTTCAGCATCCATCTTTGCATAGCAGCACTAATGTCGAGCTTCACCCATCCATCTAATGTCTCAGTCACAGACGCCTTGGCCAAAAGTGTTCTATTGCCTCGCGGGTTCCCCTGCCGAAGCGTGGAGACAAGTGTTGTTAGTGGAATAACTAGTATGTGTACAACATGCTATCAGTGAGTTTGGCCtttatataaaacattaattttcctATAAAATCTAGAGAAAACAACCTTTCTCCAGATTATCAATTGTCTGAAGGAAGTAAAATGAAAGGGATCTAACTTTCACCATGCATTTGATTtatgtatgctctctctctctctctctctctctctctctctctctctctctctctctctctctctctctctctctctctctctctctctctctatcctatGATGTGTttagaaaagacaaacagatcTCACCTCATTTACGAAAAATATATTCTTAGTCTGTCTTTGATCTTTTGTTTTCCAGAGCCAAAGCGTGGTAGTGGTGACATCCTGCATCGTGGAGTTCCCCAGCGTGAAGCGAAGACAGAGGACGCCTCTTCGGCCGCGGCAGGGCTTTCCTGTGAACC
Protein-coding sequences here:
- the LOC135114072 gene encoding inhibin beta B chain-like; translated protein: MTISLRLLPVLAGALALLPLAVPGVGGMNPLSLIRNLDNIRINEIGSREVTSASPEGSTVSSRHLRFYSHERIKERILAKMQLSEEPRFHQPLEKLPDIIREGLSQVILPQQPPSTQAPPTLEKASILLASQRKPCRGRRGVLCLRFTLGNSTMQDVTTTTLWLWKTKDQRQTKNIFFVNEGNPRGNRTLLAKASVTETLDGWVKLDISAAMQRWMLKETQEVNLNVWCSTCSRHALTSKIADHTPFIVIAATETNTHQRRSVERECSGQDGDRCCREAINITSTEMGWDDWLISPRNFAFYYCNGSCPAYPLIDETFNGTEYSKIKKHLMQEGKLGPRDKLKPCCSPTSYKSMDLLFYSGTREIRHRRVTDLLVSSCGCRD